The following proteins come from a genomic window of Theileria equi strain WA chromosome 2 map unlocalized gcontig_1105316255037, whole genome shotgun sequence:
- a CDS encoding ABC transporter, ATP-binding protein domain containing protein (encoded by transcript BEWA_042520A) encodes MEEDTKTLETTHHFWESEVELVRKKTKAPNGKKFRYFDDKGILNFVFLLWMYRWIRETSKRYLDPYMLHPLPLADQLLIWQPILSKHISDGIASLEAYEALSKEEKKSAKKPVKYILLRALLLTFWKRLLLILVAIVVMNAINMSVPIFLHRLLNLLSEKDFNFMTFLSLALSIIIIELFKEICMEHINYYLQRLSCVIDSCLRATIVQHGLCYRRSTFGHFSDSHNSCKSAIHCCSGKDACTDNPLLCPARRYKNNEINPKVFTLALNQPRHVPFTIECIAGIIDFLTAFTYGLIVISQQLNMKAMNILIVSIFLVLCIIAVEVTNGFLFLQYFGIRDARIDKSEEVLSSLPLIKRMLLDDIGHDIVMEVRNDELTIIAVRFFLALFSKVIMASITCINIIILVNDFVTQVKDATDVKDINPSGLLASIFVIMKIISPLYMVPFKLKLLAYAICGIINIEKFLKSCSPNFYIPDNKFTGKTTLPDGLPAEDKTLPKGLVVMFKKASFAWINSRKDLLDNTGTTCLRDLDFVLNSGDLAIITGAQGSGKSNFVKAILGDMTLVEGSMAVLPLSTNMPIFYASQDVWLQKGTIMSNITFGHRFDEELYNTVLKAIELEHDISTWEGGDMRKISEHGYSLSGGQRVRIGLARAIYSYLIFSKTSREENNAKCSFLVVLDDCFTSLDPFVAKTIFKNLFNVNDGLLAKGDVSTVLTISKRILEACVSSESPDLYPDAPIYALENNTLIQENKLKSLIEHEVGHLEPPKPSEDIVKLQPESSDILRRCSSDNYTRDGRKISTGSWYSDSPTVQALYDKNNLKNSRNKGFWIIGVYFRAVGWPIIFFFIFSLTFTILDSTKFIITSKVSDSVLDYAKEHKGAGVSLEDVKKYCIKALRWIVLLSVAVMVGALLRIISMTKSSLNASCRLYEYCINSLFLNSSAVIKIKRSLGNVLTFLYMDTLSIDNTFNYFLHDIFLLLIEASVHLLTLLFLVPWATPLAFVICFIVIRFIAYHYIKSSQHVSFARMETFNILDSTIESAISGLPIYRSFKKEWEFMHNTIEHVEYNIRCLYFCNSSVIWSAVTFKCLLSPLALFILVFPLVRSRLFDIEIKIGYYAMAYSIFLTVNTYFTNFLKLYYFFEMCRISIGRFENFVPPNTPVKFTKKRDIHRTDIVVDHSEKDSTDKDALLDDLKKSIRMRRNLEYNSKRPVAFTRFRMLFFKHKVNVFDVSEYVTPGHNRIKLDNVSVYITSTNDTNEYAILKNVTCSANTSDIIGIVGRTGAGKSTLLSVLQGLARNRDGSVLLDGCDLNDMPKNVTRQIIGVLPQLPFVFRGWTVRRFIDPRMLFDDTNIEMALENCGLLKFVENLSGGKGLDTVIIPDHYHRDLPKYLKRAYYGPDFKSLDGSLRIDVDRGMTLSNSQLRTLSVARLVLYREFFKVLLVDEPPEDESGASKTADIPIYELIKTHFQHCTTFIAAHNTDVLRLCTSIWVFHNGTLTRTCKTEDIVDSSSLSKIIEDCILEQ; translated from the coding sequence ATGGAAGAAGACACGAAGACACTGGAAACTACCCATCACTTTTGGGAGAGCGAGGTGGAGCtggtaaggaagaagaccAAAGCACCGAATGGGAAGAAGTTTCGCTACTTTGACGACAAGGGAATCCTCAACTTTGTCTTTCTGCTATGGATGTATAGATGGATCAGGGAAACGTCAAAGAGATACCTGGACCCTTACATGCTCCACCCTCTTCCACTGGCTGACCAGCTTCTCATATGGCAACCAATTCTTTCTAAGCATATTAGTGACGGTATTGCAAGCCTGGAAGCATATGAGGCTCTAAGcaaagaggaaaagaagagtgcCAAGAAGCCTGTAAAATATATACTATTGAGAGCCCTTTTGTTaaccttttggaagaggCTTCTGTTAATCTTGGTGGCTATCGTTGTTATGAACGCCATTAACATGAGTGTTCCCATCTTCCTGCACAGATTGCTCAACTTGTTGTCAGAAAAGGACTTCAACTTCATGACGTTTTTGTCCCTTGcactttccatcataaTCATTGAACTCTTCAAGGAAATTTGCATGGAACACATAAACTATTATTTACAAAGACTTTCATGTGTCATCGACTCATGCCTCCGTGCGACAATTGTCCAACATGGACTCTGTTATAGACGTAGCACATTTGGGCACTTTTCTGATAGCCATAACTCTTGCAAGAGTGCCATTCATTGCTGTTCAGGGAAAGATGCATGTACTGATAATCCATTGTTATGCCCAGCAAGGCGTTACAAGAATAATGAGATTAACCCAAAAGTATTCACTTTGGCACTAAACCAACCACGTCATgttccatttaccattgAGTGTATTGCTGGAATAATCGACTTTCTGACAGCCTTCACATACGGGCTCATTGTTATTAGTCAGCAGCTGAACATGAAGGCAATGAACATTCTAATAGTATCTATCTTTTTGGTACTATGCATAATCGCTGTGGAGGTTACAAATGGTTTTCTCTTTCTGcaatattttggaattagGGATGccagaatagacaaatcCGAAGAGGTGTTATCTAGTCTCCCCctaataaaaagaatgCTACTGGATGATATAGGCCATGATATTGTTATGGAAGTcagaaatgatgaattaACTATCATAGCTGTACGTTTCTTTTTGGCGCTATTTAGCAAAGTTATAATGGCATCAATCACATGCATAAACATTATTATTCTTGTTAATGACTTTGTTACCCAAGTAAAAGATGCTACCGATGTAAAGGACATTAATCCCTCTGGATTACTCGCCTCCATATTTGTTATCATGAAGATCATTTCCCCCCTCTATATGGTTCCGTTTAAACTCAAATTGTTGGCGTATGCTATTTGTGGAATAATCAATATCGAAAAGTTCTTAAAGAGTTGCTCACCAAACTTTTACATTCCTGATAACAAGTTTACTGGGAAGACTACTCTACCAGATGGACTGCCTGCTGAGGACAAGACACTGCCAAAGGGCCTAGTTGTAATGTTCAAGAAGGCCTCCTTTGCCTGGATCAATAGCAGGAAGGATCTTCTTGACAATACTGGTACTACTTGTCTGAGAGaccttgactttgtcctcaaCTCTGGTGACCTTGCCATAATTACCGGTGCTCAAGGTTCTGGCAAGAGtaactttgtcaaggctattcttggtgacatgactCTGGttgaaggatcaatggctgTATTGCCTCTCTCTACTaacatgccaatattctatgcTTCTCAGGACGTAtggctacaaaagggtaccatcATGTCTAACATTACCTTTGGTCATAGATTTGATGAGGAGCTTTACAACACAGTTTTAAAGGCTATTGAACTTGAGCACGACATTTCCACTTGGGAAGGAGGTGACATGCGTAAGATTTCTGAACATGGTTACTCTCTCAGTGGAGGTCAGAGAGTCAGAATTGGACTTGCTCGTGCCATCTATTCCTATCTCATATTCAGTAAGACTAGCAGAGAAGAGAACAATGCCAAGTGCTCCTTTTTGGTAGTCCTTGATGATTGTTTCACAAGCTTGGATCCATTCGTGGCGAAGACAATCttcaagaatctctttaatgttaatGATGGATTATTAGCAAAGGGTGATGTATCTACAGTTCTGACAATTTCCAAGCGCATCTTGGAAGCTTGTGTATCGTCTGAATCTCCGGATTTATATCCAGATGCTCCAATATATGCCCTAGAGAACAATACTCTTATCCAAGAAAACAAACTCAAGTCTTTGATAGAGCATGAAGTTGGTCATCTTGAACCTCCAAAGCCTTCTGAAGACATAGTGAAGCTTCAACCAGAGTCATCAGATATTCTTAGAAGGTGCAGCTCTGATAATTATACTCGTGACGGACGAAAAATATCAACAGGATCCTGGTATTCTGATTCACCCACAGTTCAGGCATTATATGATAAGAACAACCTTAAAAATAGCAGAAACAAGGGATTTTGGATAATTGGTGTATATTTCCGTGCGGTTGGTTGGCCCATCatctttttctttatattttctctcacctttacaattttggatagtACTAAATTCATCATTACTTCCAAAGTATCAGATTCAGTCCTTGATTATGCAAAAGAACATAAAGGAGCAGGAGTGTCATTAGAGGATGTTAAGAAATACTGTATTAAAGCATTGAGATGGATTGTTCTTTTATCCGTTGCTGTTATGGTCGGAGCTTTGTTACGCATCATTTCAATGACAAAATCTTCCCTTAATGCATCATGCAGACTTTATGAATATTGTATCAATTCTCTCTTTTTAAATAGTTCAGCGGTTATTAAAATAAAGAGATCATTAGGGAACGTTTTGacattcttgtatatggataCACTCTCCATTGACAACACGTTCAATTACTTCCTCCACGATATCTTTCTCTTGTTGATTGAAGCGAGTGTCCATCTTCTTACACTTTTATTCCTTGTACCATGGGCTACTCCACTTGCTTTTGTAATTTGCTTTATTGTTATTAGGTTTATCGCATACCATTATATTAAATCATCTCAACATGTATCATTTGCACGTATGGAGACATTTAATATCTTGGACTCTACAATTGAATCTGCTATATCTGGCCTACCTATATATCGTAGTTTCAAGAAGGAATGGGAATTTATGCATAACACAATCGAACATGTAGAATATAACATAAGGTGTTTATACTTTTGTAACTCTTCAGTTATTTGGAGCGCTGTGACATTCAAATGTTTGCTTTCGCCGCTAGCGCTGTTTATTCTCGTATTCCCCCTTGTTAGATCAAGATTGTTTGATATAGAGATAAAGATTGGTTATTATGCCATGGCATACTCAATATTTCTCACTGTAAACACTTATTTTACCAATTTCCTCAAGCTGTATTACTTTTTTGAAATGTGCAGGATTTCAATAGGAAGATTTGAGAACTTTGTTCCTCCAAATACTCCCGTTAAATTCACAAAGAAAAGGGACATTCACCGAACGGATATAGTCGTTGATCATTCTGAAAAGGATTCAACTGATAAGGATGCATTATTGGACGATTTGAAGAAGAGCATTCGCATGAGACGCAATCTAGAGTATAATTCCAAGAGACCAGTAGCTTTCACCAGATTTAGAATGCTCTTCTTTAAACACAAGGTTAATGTGTTTGATGTGTCAGAGTACGTTACTCCGGGACACAACaggataaagttggataatGTTAGTGTGTACATCACTTCTACCAATGATACCAATGAGTATGCTATTCTAAAGAATGTTACTTGTTCGGCCAATACTTCTGATATTATCGGTATTGTTGGCAGAACAGGTGCAGGAAAGTCTACCCTATTGTCAGTGCTCCAGGGTTTGGCAAGGAATAGAGATGGATCCGTTTTGCTTGATGGTTGTGATCTGaatgatatgccaaagaatgtgactAGGCAGATAATCGGAGTACTACCTCAACTACCATTTGTATTCAGAGGCTGGACTGTTCGCCGATTTATTGACCCtagaatgttatttgatGATACCAATATTGAAATGGCTCTTGAAAATTGTGGCTTACTCAAGTTTGTTGAGAACCTCTCAGGTGGTAAGGGCCTTGACACAGTCATTATACCTGATCACTATCATAGGGATTTACCAAAATACCTAAAGAGAGCTTATTATGGCCCAGACTTTAAATCGCTAGACGGTTCGTTAAGAATCGATGTAGATCGCGGGATGACACTTTCAAACTCACAGCTACGTACACTATCCGTAGCAAGACTAGTGCTCTATAGAGAATTCTTCAAAGTTCTTTTGGTTGatgaacctccagaggatgaatcaGGGGCATCTAAAACTGCCGACATCCCAATTTATGAGCTCATCAAGACACACTTCCAACAttgtacaacatttatcGCAGCTCACAATACCGATGTTTTGCGCTTATGCACTTCCATTTGGGTATTTCACAATGGTACCCTTACAAGGACATGCAAAACTGAGGATATTGTAGACAGTAGTTCACTCtcaaagattatagagGACTGCATTTTAGAGCAGTAA